The Xenopus tropicalis strain Nigerian chromosome 1, UCB_Xtro_10.0, whole genome shotgun sequence DNA segment AGATAAAAATAAGGTTTTGTTTGGACGAACAGGAACGATCGGTCGGACGCCACACTCCCTGAACACACAGTATTTCCGGAAAGACACGCGATACTACGTAATTTCTGGGGTTCTGGCGCCAGTTTTTCTTGTCTTCTTCATGGAGAGACCTGCTACAGAGAGGGCTGCTACAACAATGACCAGAGCTACACCTATGAGTCGTGCAGAAATGGTATATATGGTACAAATCCTAGAAAAGCAAGACTATGATGCAATAATATAATTAACGGTGTGTCACGACGAACGTTCGTTCGCTATTCCGTCACCGTACTTTTAATGTTTGTGTGTTATCAATTGTATTGCTCTGTACTTTTCCCATCTACTTTCACTCACTCTCCTTCCCCATATCCTGCTTAAATGGATGTGTTATGATTTCTTTGTTTCTCTCACTGTGTTTTCCTTCTCTGCAGTGCTGTCTCCTGTAATAGCTTATCATAActtgtttattatgtgttatattttaATATCTGTGTGTTCTTGTAGAACAAATCAAGAGAGCAAGACTTCTTGCCATGAATAGAAAAAGAGGACAACCAACTGATGTTAACCAAATACTTAGGATACAGCTATTGACCTTACAGAAGGCATTGAAAAGAATAACTCCACTACAGATGCGGCTTTGGATGTGAGTTTTGAATCTCAGAAAACAGACAACACTGAAGAGCCCCACAGCTCCTCACAAGACACGCTGCCCATATCAGGTTTGTGCATAGATGGATGGTCTTTGGACTAGGGTTTGTTTAgttgtatatattttaatgtctGTATCTTATTTAAGGTTTGGATGATGAATCCAACAAGGAAACCAGCAAAACAATCAACTACCAGAGTAAACTGAGAAGCTGCGCTGATCGTTTCCAAGTCGCAAAGAAAGCTATACAGTGTGCAGAGGAAGCCATAATATTGCTGGAACAAGAAATCGCCGAAATTATTGacgaaattgaaaaaaaaatccgaaTAGTTTTCATGTTTCTCCAAATTTTAAATGTCTTCTAAATAGTTTGTGCATATCTTCTAAATAGTTTGTGCAGATCTTctaaataatttctttttatatattttcatatttttttgtgtttgtgaaaGAAATAAACAACATATTAGAAAATCAtaccaaaataaacacattctatTTATTGTACCACACCAAATTTCCTTGACTTTAATTTAGAATTGAAAAGATGCTAGAGAAAGTTTACTTGGTGAACCACCCCTGCAGCAGGATACCATAGTTAGCTAGTACAGGCATAAAGTACAATAAAATAGAAACAGGGGAACTTGTGTAGCATGAAATACAAGGTTGTGAAAGTTCCGTGTACGAACGTACGTACGTTTCTATGTGCGCACAATTTTCATTACATGTCATAGGTCATCAGGTCAAACATACGTCATAGTTATCGTCCGATAcaaaatacatgcacagattttgtCTTCATCtgacagaaattttctaacctgtctgatcgactaaacgaccgatcgTCATGGTACAACAATTATTGGGACGAAACTTCTGGGAAGTTGCAGGAGAATAACCTCAAGCAACAATTATCCTGCAAGTATATTTAGGATTGGTATATATTTTGACTGGAACAATttgaaacttttattttttcagcAATGAATAAAGTCTAAGATTTTTCTATCTATATCGGTGGTTATTGGTTACTACTTATATTCTAAGTTATTGGTTAAGGTTGTTTGCATCAGATGttgtattaagctttaaaataTAAGGCTGCTCAAAACTAAACTACCTGAATGCTTACATCACGTTTATGTTATATTTTGCTTTTGTAACCAATGAAAAGCAAAACTAAAATGTGATTAACTGGACAAAAAGACATTTGCAAAAAGAACAGATGGCACATAAAGCATCAGGCCAAATGGTGTATACTGCTGCTGACATAGATGCTTAGTTCATAGAGGACTGTTTTAATCTTGGCCTGGCATGGTGCCAATGGACTGGCTAAATGTGGAAGTGAAAAAAAGACAAGCTTATAACAAGAAAGCCAACAGATGGGTtattaaaaggaaataatgttaaaattaaaTCATCTAATTGGTTAGTTAATtcttaaattaaaatattaatattaaatataatacatttcatGAACCAAAATTCCCGTGAACTCCAAAGTTGCatgaatcctattgggtttaattcatgtttaaattatttttttagtagacttaaggtatgaagatccaaattatggaagtaTCCCATAACCAGAAaaactcaggtcccaagcattctggaaaataaatTTTATACTTGTATTTGGCAAGGAAGCAATCATCATTAATAGTGAATTAActattaaggggcatatttcagGCTCAAAAATACCTAAAACCACATGAGAGGTCCCAAACTCTTGCGTGGTTTCTTCATCCAAATAGAATGCGTTGTGCAAATCTGATTTTTCTTTTCcctgacaaaaaaataaaaaaattgccatggaaaaattcgccgcacgggCAAAAATAGCCGtggtcgacaaaagaatagccacaggcgactaaagaatagccgcgggcgacaaaagaatagccgggtgacaaaagaatagccacgggcgacaaaagagtagctaGTCCATACTGAGGTGACTCAGGTCACCTCAGTATGGAAGGTATAAGCACATCTGCTATTCACCATTTCCTATTTACAGTAATATCTTCTCTGCTCATATGAACTAGCTACCTATAAGTTAAGGTTTCCAAGAAGTTGTTGAAATGTTTGAATTATGCCTCAGTTTCAGCAGTCGCTAATGCGTCAGAAGAACTCTTTTTATTCCCTTCGCcatcagatgaaaaaaaaaattctgtggaaGGTTAAAAACAATCTAGCACACTGTAAAACCCACACCCAAGTAGCCTGTATCCCGATAAAGCCCATGATATTGGCATTCTGTCACAGGGCTGgcttcaggggggggggatcagcaTGCCACACACTGCTGAATATTTGCTAGGGAATCCACATTGCAATGCCCacttaaggtgggcaatattggactaattagattgtttggacctagggccagttttaggtcagatgttggtcaggtaggcccatcaggggtgtccatacacaggcagataagctgatgTATTGCTCTGATAGATCCAAATCAGCAGAGGAAATCTCCCAGTACATAGCCACCTTAAGGTGTGGCCAATTCTTGGATGTTGTGCTAGTACTAAATAATCCAGCAGCAGATTTTAATGAAGGCAAACCAGCagttccaaattaaaaaaaaaaaagtgtgtgacaACATCCGCATTAATCACGAAAACTGTCAGCACAAGAGCACTTTTTTTCTCTCAGAACGAGCGCCTTGCTaaagcagtgcagggaggagggagcaggggaAGGATAGCTGGGTGGGAACTACAGGCAAGAAACCTCAGCGACAGTGTGCAGGGAAAATAAAGAGATAGAACGTGTTTGGGAACTGATTAGTGCAGGGTTGCCAGGGAGGTATTTTTCCACCAAATAAGGCTAGTATTTTAAAGCTGCaatgggtttccaaagtacaaacccaccaaggcatCGTTTGGAGCAAGTTTATAGAGCCTCAGTGGGCATGTACTTTGGAAAACCACCAACCTTTTTTCCCTAGCTAACTGGCCCGCCTCTCCCAGTGCATGTTGGGTAATGTTGTTTTTGTTTAACATTTTCTCTACTGCTAAGGTtaatgtaaaactacaatacccacaCTGCAACGGGACTGATTACTGTAGAAAGGAGCTCCCTTTACTATTCCTCTTTGCAGCAGTTCTAGCCTCTCAGTCCCAACCTGTCTGTACTACAACCTTCTTCCAGCTGCATTTGGTATGTGATGTGGTTTGTACTACTATgtgatgtgtgtgtggggggaggggtgTTCTGGAATTTGTTTATTTAGTTGATCCCTAAACTATAACTCTCAGAGCCTCTTTGAGTTTCTAAGAGTTGTAGTTGAGAATACTCATATTTGTGTCTAGGAATAATGAAGTGTTCTGCAGTTACATACCTCTCAACTGCCTGCTTTATGTGGGACAGCCCTGATTTTTGCCACCCAGCCTGCGGATTTCGATTGCCcctttgttgtctttgttttcttgCCAAAGTTGCCAGATGAGACTGTAATTCCTCATATTATATAAAGCACTGCTGTCTGGATACTTAGGGGATAACTAGCACCGTTGGTTTGGGAAGTGGGCATCAACTATGGCTATCATTAATTGTTTGGGCGCCACAGTGTTTTGAAGTTCTCAGTGTGGCATCGAGGGGGTGTGGCCCACAAAGCacgtcctttttttttttttttgctatgcctTGCAGTTagttttataccatttttttgattggcagatttatcaaaatgtgagtttagagctaatACATAAAATAACtccaactttcacccattgataaatagacttctaaaaatcccataggaatgaatagaacgtgggtgagtttttatgtattacggtctaacctcacattttgataaatctgcccctaagtgtttggaGGTATGTTGGGTGGCAATGTCTGGGTTTAATTTAGTTCTCTATAGACATTTTTTGGATACCTGAATTTTTGGTTTTTACTGTTAGCTGACCGCAAGTAAAACTAAAATAATCCTGCATGCACTGGGTACAGAGGATATGTCAACATCAATCATCCTAGTATGGCACTGGAAAGTGTGCACAGGGCATGCATAGTGATTTTAGTCTTAAGAGGGCTAAGAGAAggcatatttcatatattttagttatttagaCATATATTCACTATGATatgcaatatataatttttacgatatttttaaaatggcttttggctagttttgggctgctTTTATAACTAACTGGTCTGTAAAATTagacctggcaaccctggttaGAGTATGGAGTAAGTTGGTCTGATTTGTTTCTGGGTGCCTGGATGCATATCTGAACTGAATTAATGTGGGTTCAAGCATGTGTCTAAAGTAACTTTAACTACATTATTATGtagaaaatgatatatttaaacaatttgcaaattgttttaattttttattatttatggcgtttcagttacttagctttttgtttagcggCTATTTGGTTGCTCAGGTGaaatataacctagcaaccacgcactggtttgaaagaaagacaggaatatgaataggagagggcctacaaagaaagataagtaatacaaataataacaacACTGTAaacttacagagcaatagtgaatcctctttatttttcccaaacagaaagTGCTCCatcggccattttaggagcattggagcattctttgaaaacaataatgtgtttaagtttcacttgaaactgggtgaaatagaaaataatgatgtgattaacttccccttgaaagtatacgaaatagaaaacaatgatgggattaactttcccttgaaaatgtgtcaatgcTAACCCCACAAGCAATGCCTCCCTGTCGGGATGTGACCTGGTGATGTCATAAAATGTTCTGTCCCCCACCCAGAAAGCAGCTGGCTTTTTTCTTCACCCTCATAATTATATTCTTATTTACATCTCTGCAGGTATGGCCAGAGAAGGAGGTTGAGGACGAGGATGCTTCATAGCAAAGCACCAGATTTGAGTACTGTACCCAGAAATGGTTGTCCAATCTCAAAATCTCCTGGCTAAACAGCATAAGTTAACAGGTACCCATCTTGGCTGTGGCCTCTGCAACTTTGGAATATGCAATGTGTGTCTGTTTTTGACCAAACCTGATACAGTAGAACACCGAATTTATGTCCCCGGATTTAACATTTTcctgctttttacaccattttgttgTGTATCCCTATGGgctttatttctgcattttacaaatgaatttcccacattttacacagtttttatcatgtctctccctagcaaatcgcttagttttatggtgaaaatacagcttactttaaGAGTTAAAGTTTCCCCCATATCTTGCAATTACAGGCGCCATCTTAATTTATACTGTGCATGCACGCCTATCTGGGAGCGTACAAAATACAgcgagagttgcacaagtatggggaacagctgtacaaggtgcagGCTTTCGTtaagagtacagatttttgttttagatggaacaatacagtgctgtacagtattcttttccacatctttttattaatttaaagtgatattcaaacttttagcaaacacatgcattaaatgcaaaatgttttacagtactgtaaaacgttgtttcagtacttctgctaaaacctgtgaaataactcggTAAAGAAACTGTGTTGCAAATAACAaattattcctgtacttatttcctttaaatcgttgacatttatgtgtccttaacacatttgcctgattttacattttttacatcttttttccatggtcccctgaaaaacgtaaaatggtggttctactgtatatgtacatatatttgtCAGTTTGGCACTTTTTTCcaactgaactgaatctgagGGTATATTGTGAGGTATACGTGAGGTATATTTTTAAAGCTGTGAAAAATATTTAGCACCAGAAAAATgtgtgttatatattttttttttttaagaacatgATGGCATTATTTTAACCACATAAGTCCTGGTGTAAAACCTCAAAGCCAATTGGACAAATTTAGGAAGCAAAGACATTGTGTCTTGAAATTGGTGTCAAAAGCATACATGTGTATAATGCTAATACCTAATTATAGACCCAAATTTTACACTTTATGCACCAAAATTCATTGCGCAGTTTTATAACTATGCTTTTGTGCTTTTACATGAAAATCTGCCTCAGGTATACACTGACAGACAAATAACATCACTGACATTGCACACTGATATTTTAGTGTTGCATTACATGAcccttaaagtgacactgctTGGCATCCTTGCACCACTTTTGACCCAACTATGCTTTGCAAATGAATGCTTCTTTTGTTAATTTTGACCAGTTATATAATACTTTTCTTTTGATAAAAGAGAAAGATATGCAAATTCACTGGGGTGGGGGCACCAATATGTAGGGCACTCCCAGTGAATGAAATCAATAATTTTTTTCCACAAGCCATGAGACCAGTACTATTTTGGATAGAAAAATGCCGCAGCACAATCTGGATTTCTTGTCACCTCTAGCTTGGATTTAATTAGaccttttatttgtattataacACTGTAAATAATAGAAGTACCATTGCCCCCAGTGTGGGAACCAGTACAAAACTACTAATATTCAGTTAGCCATTTACTGATGGGTTGCTATTTTGCTAATTTGCATGAAATCCTAGAACCATTCCCTTTTTATAATAAATGATGACTCTGCTTCATAAAGTCTGTTCTGCTATAAAAGTATAATAGTTTAATCattagttcttctctttctgtatgtttttcaCATATTTTTAGACTACAGAAGATGAGTATATTGATATTATCAGCTGGAGAGGCTCACTACAGTTGGCAACCACCTACAAAGCAAGTGGAAGATGAATCGAATGTGGGAGAAGAAGTTTTGGATCTCCTGCTTCTTTATCATATTGTTTTTCATATTAGTTACACTCCAGGTAGTGGAATGGATAGGTGAAACATATGCTGCATCAAAACATATTttatgtactgtacatacaggcatgggacctattatctagaatgtttgggacctgcaGTTTTTTGAATAAGAGAGATTTTCACACTgcataccttatgtctgctaaaaactaATTTCAATAGTTATAATACCttactgtattattacagagaaaagggaaatcattttgattaaaatggagtctatgggagatggccttcctgtaattcaaagctttctggataataggtattCCGTATTTCCTGTACTGTGTTTTAAGAACAGTAAAATATTAATGAATAAAAGCTGCACTGTAGGGgccaataaagaaaatattttctatatGTCCCACAGCGTGCAACCATTATACAGCCATTAGTAAATTTTATAGAGTAGTTTACCCTTCAgtttaattttagtatgttatagaatgtcctattttaaatggtttttattttttatttcttagttttttaaatagtttttaaattattatttgttcTGCCTTTTTaaagctttcaaacaggggtcacagacaccaacagccaaaatCTCAGTGAGGCTATAACTTTATTcgcattgttactttttattctgctcaggccctctcctattcatcttatTCACTcattaaagtcactgactaactaaaaggttagagagctgcaaaggaggacGTTGAGTTCTGACTTGTATTTTAGgcatccagcctttatagatttgcATAGCCTATCtctttacctagtttcattttttaaCTGAACAATTCCTTTAAAGCCACAGATTGACCTTAGGGAAAAGCTGCATCACACACATTacgttttttacatttttttccccgaggaaaaacagtttaaaaacagTGTAATATCATCTGAAACGTTTACAGCTTTTCCAGTCGATtacacatttaaatacatttatgttcAGACTGGTATATGTTGCCTGGGAAGATTTAAGGTGTCATATGTGGCTTTACTTTCCTACTGTATAGATCTGTGCTTTTTACAATATTGAATAGGTCCCATGAAACTATACACAATCATCAGTGAACCTGAAAACCAAGAGTATTCTTAACTGTACTGAGCTGAtatcataatttttttctttttgtgtgaaTTTTATAAGGTATGTTCCCACTAGTACAGTCGGTCTCTACTGGAGTTATTGTCAAAAGCCAGAAAAAACATATTAGTCGAATCGACCTTTCCTGTTTCTTTAATACATGGGGGGTGTTTAACACCCTGGCTAAAACTAGACGGTTGACCTCTGTGAAATCTTACATATAAAACACGACtctccccttaaaggagaaggaaaggcaaagtcacttgggggtgccaagatgttaggcatccccaagtgactttaatcacctacATTGTACCctgtgctggtgcccctgttaggagaaaacagcaccagcctggggtacctgtagcaagcgcttcctgcttccttttccggcaaatgccagtggtcggcgcatgcacagtagagtgtaaagctgacttttctgttaaagttcggcttttcactctactgcgcatgcctgcgcaagcaaagcaggaaggaggaagtgctgcagctaccctgggctggtgctgttctctcggaacaggggcaccagcccggggtacaaggtaggcgatttaagtcacttgggggtgcctaacattttggcacccccaagtgactttgcctttcctcctcctttaaagagAGACAACGAAAAGGCTTACTGCATAAGAAAGTAAACTCCTGCTCTTCAATATCCATTACAGACATACTATGGAAACAATACCAAAGATTTATCTGAGTCTTTCTTCTAAAAATATTAAGGTGCTTTACTGTTGTTATCCTTAGGTTATGGTTGAACTTGGCAGATTTGAAAAAAGGGAAACACAAAGTTTCACTGTCATCGATATTAAGGAGCAGAAGAAACCTTTACTGAAACATATAAAAGAAAAGAGCAACAGCAGATTAAGACATTTGAAGGACAACTATCCCATAATGCTTTGGTGGTCCCCACTTACTGGAGAAAACGGAAGGCTTGGGCAATGTGGAACAGATAcatgtttttttactattaatagaACTTACCTTCAAGATCCAATGACTAAAGCCATTCTGTTTTATGGTAAGCATAAAATTATGTATTTGTCACATGGCCAATGTTAATGACCATCACCCCAGCACTTATACTGGGAACATAAGTAAATCTGATTTACAGATAGTACTGTTTGTAAGTCTTAGCTGCAAAGCAGCATATTCAGCAGGGCTGTATTAATGAACCGATACATGGAGAAATTTTAAGTAATGGATGTTAGAGACCTGTGTTGGTCTAATTGGTTGGAAACAGGCCTGCATCTTTACCTTCTTTAATCTGAGTTTTATCTACAAATCAACTCACTGCTTGAAACATGTGACATCATCATAAGCATAGAAATTGTCTTCCCAGTAGAAGGCAAAAGAGCTAATATGAGCCAAGTAAATCAGAGTGTAGTACCAAACTTGACTTCACACATCTAACTTTTATGTATGTACgtagatatttatttatatagtgctacgtATGTACACAGAACTGTATGTGCCCATACCAGCATTGAACTGCAGTTGTCttatttttttatcatgttaATTGATgcaatattttggaaatattcttTTATCCATATAGAAACTGACAGTTTGAAATATGCAAAAGCAATTAGGACTCTATAACACAACCATTATTACTGGTCAGTAATACtggttgtttttttaaacactacTGTAGTTATATAAATCTACTTTGTAGCTATGAAGGCAGCCAATTAGGTTGAAAAGGGCAAAGAAAGCACATTTATACAAGAAATAAGAgagaagttctgtagaatattatAGGTTTAGTTCAGTTACGTAGGAAGATAACCGTTTCAAATGCTATTAATGGCTTTCTacagaacaaaagaaagaaaacctcTTCCATATGTTATAGGATATTTGTTGtcaagaaatagtttatttgtaggcGCTGGATGAAAAAATACAAACTTCaaatctaaaaattaaaaaaaaaaatactatttgaTGCAACTGTTCTTTAAAACATACTAGCCATTGGAAGTCACAGTTTGACACTACTTTTGTCATTAGCAATTAGACATTAGGTGTCACAGTTTGTTTGCACTGACCAAAACTGAATGTTTTGGTTCAGTGTATCTGGAGGCAAAAGTTATACAtttcaaatgttttataaaattCTTTATGTCTTGTCTACCCAAAgatatttattgcatattttattcTTTAGGTACTGACTTTAATATTGACAGCTTACCACTTCCACGTGAGATAAGTCACGAGTGGGCTCTCTTTCACGAAGAATCTCCAAAAAACAATTATAAGTTGTTCCATGAGCCTGCTATTACTTTATTTAACCATACTGCTACCTTCAGCCGACATTCACACTTACCCTTAACAAGCCAGTACTTGGAGGGTCTTCAGGCATTGAGATCTAAGGAATACCTGATatcaatacagaaaaaaaatttccTGAGAAAGAGACTGGCGCCTTTAGCATATGTGCAGTCTGACTGTGATCCCCCATCAGACCGTGATTCTTATGTTCAGGAACTCATGAAATATATTGCAGTGGATTCCTATGGTGAATGCTTACACAACAGAGACCTTCCACAACAAGTGAACAACCCATCCTCTATGGATGACTCACAGTTTCACCACATACTTGCGCAGTATAAATTCATTTTGGCTTTTGAAAATGCAGTTTGTGAGGACTACATAACGGAGAAGTTGTGGAGGCCGCTTAAATTAGGAGCTGTTCCAGTATATTTTGGTGCTCCAAATGTTGAGAACTGGCTTCCAAGCAATAAAAGTGCGATAATTGTGGGCAGGTTTTCCCATCCTAAAGAACTTGCCACATATATAAAAAAGCTGGACAAAAATGACAAACTTTATATGCAATTTATAGAGTGGAAATTGCATGGAAACATTAACAATAAACACTTGCTTTCCACAATCACAGAACGTAAATGGGGAGTGCAAGATGTAACCCAAGATAACTATATTGATGCTTTTGAGTGCATGATCTGTAAAAGAGTATGGGAAAATGTGCGCTTAAAAGAACAGGTAACTTTTTGTACTTTTGTTCTAATATAAAACTATGTCATTCTAGAAAAAATACCTAATGTTTCCAGTGCCAAGTTACATAATATTTAAGCTAGTAGTAACTTGCCCATCATTTCTTCATTTTCAGTGCTTTtccattttaatttataaaagctGTCCTGTCTTCAGGATAATTACTGGTTGCTCTAAATGAGAAGCCATTCAGTGTCCAAACTGTATTACTCATGTGTTCTGGATTTATAATCCCCAAATGTGATCTACAACTTCTCACAACTCATAATGGCTTTGACTGTCTTGGAGTTAAAACACAAAAGCAGATGAACTGAATGAAATCTATAAAATAATGTACAATGTTCAATCTTATTACTATACATATTTTTCTTAATACTTACTCTTTTCCGAAGCTTATTATCTTTCAGTCCCTGAAAAACATATCAAAATGCT contains these protein-coding regions:
- the fut10 gene encoding alpha-(1,3)-fucosyltransferase 10 isoform X1; protein product: MNRMWEKKFWISCFFIILFFILVTLQVMVELGRFEKRETQSFTVIDIKEQKKPLLKHIKEKSNSRLRHLKDNYPIMLWWSPLTGENGRLGQCGTDTCFFTINRTYLQDPMTKAILFYGTDFNIDSLPLPREISHEWALFHEESPKNNYKLFHEPAITLFNHTATFSRHSHLPLTSQYLEGLQALRSKEYLISIQKKNFLRKRLAPLAYVQSDCDPPSDRDSYVQELMKYIAVDSYGECLHNRDLPQQVNNPSSMDDSQFHHILAQYKFILAFENAVCEDYITEKLWRPLKLGAVPVYFGAPNVENWLPSNKSAIIVGRFSHPKELATYIKKLDKNDKLYMQFIEWKLHGNINNKHLLSTITERKWGVQDVTQDNYIDAFECMICKRVWENVRLKEQGLTTKLWNAESLHLNCPAPEAFSFLPGHLLKSSMREMWKPSFEQSKKEAKALRTLVDRNRNFTTVEFWNLVFKFQ
- the fut10 gene encoding alpha-(1,3)-fucosyltransferase 10 (The RefSeq protein has 1 substitution, 3 frameshifts compared to this genomic sequence) codes for the protein MNRMWEKKFWISCFFIILFFILVTLQVMVELGRFEKRETKSFTVIDIKEQKKPLLKHIKEKSNSRLRHLKDNYPIMLWWSPLTGENGRLGQCGTDTCFFTINRTYLQDPMTKAILFYGTDFNMTSLPLPREISHEWALFHEESPKNNYKLFHEPAITLFNHTATFSRHSHLPLTSQYLEGLQALRSKEYLISIQKKNFLRKRLAPLAYVQSDCDPPSDRDSYVQELMKYIAVDSYGECLHNRDLPQQVNNPSSMDDSQFHHILAQYKFILAFENAVCEDYITEKLWRPLKLGAVPVYFGAPNVENWLPSNKSAIIVGRFSHPKELATYIKKLDKNDKLYMQFIEWKLHGNINNKHLLSTITERKWGVQDVTQDNYIDAFECMICKRVWENVRLKDRVSTTKLWNAESLHLNCPAPEAFSFLPGHLLKSSMREMWKPSFEQSKKEAKALRTLVDRNRNFTTVEFWNLVFKFQ